One Solirubrobacter pauli DNA window includes the following coding sequences:
- a CDS encoding SAM-dependent methyltransferase, with amino-acid sequence MSVRTLRTTVIPRIFAGGSDETSVRASLQDLGLEHPERQAYIPSAWWILRWLLPQSAVGPEDTFVEFGCGKGRIVLDAAQRYRFKTVIGVELSEELVDVARALVVQRGGRLRCDDVRIEAADATQFPVPDDMTYAYLFNPFTGETFMRVLDNIIESLDRVPRKVTIIYVNPVEHEALMATGRFRLLRHVRTTRLVTPTGAAIYESL; translated from the coding sequence GTGAGCGTTCGAACCCTTCGCACAACGGTAATTCCGCGCATATTCGCGGGAGGCAGCGATGAGACCAGCGTCCGCGCCTCGCTGCAGGACCTCGGGCTGGAGCATCCCGAGCGTCAGGCCTACATCCCGTCGGCCTGGTGGATCCTCCGCTGGCTGCTCCCCCAGTCGGCCGTCGGGCCGGAGGACACGTTCGTCGAGTTCGGCTGCGGGAAGGGACGCATCGTCCTGGACGCCGCGCAGCGCTACCGCTTCAAGACGGTGATCGGCGTCGAGCTCTCCGAGGAGCTCGTCGACGTGGCCCGCGCCCTCGTCGTGCAACGCGGCGGCCGGCTCCGGTGCGACGACGTCCGGATCGAGGCGGCCGACGCCACCCAGTTCCCGGTTCCCGACGACATGACCTACGCGTACCTGTTCAACCCGTTCACGGGCGAGACGTTCATGCGCGTGCTCGACAACATCATCGAGTCGCTGGACCGGGTGCCGCGCAAAGTCACGATCATCTACGTGAATCCGGTGGAGCACGAGGCGTTGATGGCTACGGGACGGTTCCGGCTCCTGCGGCACGTCCGCACGACGCGTCTGGTGACGCCGACCGGCGCGGCGATCTACGAATCGCTCTAG